From Weissella confusa, a single genomic window includes:
- a CDS encoding glycine betaine/L-proline ABC transporter ATP-binding protein has protein sequence MAKVEIEHLTKIFGKRVKPALQMVQQQASKTEILKKTGATVGVYDANLSIEEGEIFVIMGLSGSGKSTLIRLLNRLIEPTSGSIKIDGEDISTMSKEQLLEVRRKKMSMVFQSFGLFPHRTILENTEYGLEVQGVPKEERRERAEKALDNANLLAFKDQYPNQLSGGMQQRVGLARALANNPEILLMDEAFSALDPLIRRDMQDELLDLQANASQTIIFISHDLNEALRIGDRIAIMKDGQIQQVGTGEEILTAPANDYVRAFIEDVDRSKVLTAERIMIPPITTNIDVDGPAVALKKMRTEEVSGLVAVDRRRHFQGFISSEDALRARRENIGLRDVMTEMPTVARDMLVADIMPLIYDAPTPLAVVDNGRLLGVIIRGRVLEALSETEVQ, from the coding sequence ATGGCTAAGGTGGAAATTGAACATCTTACCAAGATTTTTGGGAAACGTGTTAAGCCGGCCTTGCAAATGGTCCAGCAGCAAGCTTCTAAAACAGAAATCTTGAAAAAGACAGGTGCGACAGTTGGTGTCTATGACGCGAACTTGTCCATCGAAGAGGGAGAAATTTTTGTCATCATGGGATTATCAGGATCGGGTAAGTCAACGCTTATTCGATTGTTGAATCGCTTGATTGAGCCCACATCAGGGTCAATCAAAATTGATGGTGAAGATATCTCAACGATGTCCAAGGAACAATTATTGGAAGTCCGTCGCAAGAAAATGAGTATGGTGTTCCAAAGCTTCGGCTTGTTTCCACACCGTACGATTTTAGAAAATACGGAGTACGGTCTTGAGGTACAAGGTGTGCCAAAGGAAGAACGTCGTGAACGAGCTGAGAAGGCACTTGATAATGCCAATTTGTTGGCGTTTAAGGACCAATATCCTAATCAACTTTCAGGTGGGATGCAACAACGTGTTGGGTTGGCCCGTGCGTTGGCAAATAACCCTGAAATCCTGCTAATGGATGAGGCTTTCTCAGCACTTGACCCCTTGATTCGTCGTGATATGCAAGATGAATTGTTGGATTTGCAAGCAAATGCGAGTCAAACGATTATCTTTATTTCCCACGATTTGAATGAGGCCCTCCGTATTGGTGACCGTATTGCCATTATGAAGGATGGACAAATTCAACAAGTCGGTACTGGAGAGGAAATTTTGACTGCGCCGGCTAACGATTATGTTCGTGCGTTTATCGAAGATGTCGACCGTTCAAAGGTGTTAACGGCTGAACGTATTATGATTCCACCAATTACAACGAACATTGATGTTGATGGACCAGCAGTGGCCTTGAAGAAGATGCGTACTGAAGAAGTGAGTGGGTTGGTCGCTGTTGATCGTCGTCGTCATTTCCAAGGATTCATCAGCAGTGAGGACGCCTTGCGTGCTCGTCGTGAAAACATTGGGTTGCGTGACGTCATGACAGAGATGCCAACAGTTGCCCGTGATATGTTGGTGGCTGATATCATGCCATTGATTTATGATGCACCGACGCCACTGGCGGTAGTAGACAATGGCCGTTTGCTTGGCGTTATCATTCGTGGTCGCGTCCTAGAAGCGTTGTCTGAAACGGAGGTGCAATAG
- a CDS encoding aldose 1-epimerase family protein: MSVKLENDNITVVISEMGAELTSVTNKESGLEYMWTADPNFWGRHAPNLFPVVGRLRGDRYKYRDKTYFMAQHGFARDNEFDLVEKTATTARFRLVDNEESFSIYPFHFQFDVLYRLTEQDTLGIAYVVTNTDTHDIYFSVGGHPGFRAPLEEGEKFTDYYINVEPQRKYQRAKLVGPYLDNNLESTFDSRIPLRLRRDDYKDDAIILRLDQNPVSIVLAKLNESHGVTMHIQNAKYVGIWTPYAKEAPFVAIEPWWGIADTVDADGELRHKFGINTLAPAQTFTGSYSLTFF, encoded by the coding sequence ATGTCAGTCAAGTTAGAGAATGATAATATTACGGTCGTTATTTCAGAAATGGGAGCTGAATTAACGAGTGTTACGAACAAGGAAAGCGGTTTGGAATACATGTGGACGGCCGATCCTAATTTCTGGGGTCGTCACGCACCTAATTTGTTCCCGGTCGTTGGCCGCCTTCGTGGTGATCGTTACAAGTATCGTGATAAGACTTACTTCATGGCGCAACACGGATTTGCCCGTGATAATGAATTCGATTTGGTTGAAAAGACGGCCACGACAGCTCGCTTCCGTTTGGTTGATAATGAAGAGTCATTTTCAATTTACCCATTCCACTTCCAATTTGACGTTTTGTATCGTCTCACTGAGCAAGATACGCTTGGTATTGCGTATGTTGTGACGAACACGGATACGCATGACATCTACTTCTCAGTTGGTGGACACCCAGGCTTCCGTGCACCGCTTGAAGAAGGCGAGAAGTTTACGGACTACTACATCAATGTTGAACCACAACGCAAGTATCAACGTGCCAAGTTGGTTGGCCCATATTTGGACAACAACTTGGAATCAACGTTTGATTCACGCATTCCATTGCGTTTGCGTCGTGATGACTACAAGGACGACGCGATTATTTTGCGTTTGGATCAAAATCCCGTTTCAATTGTTTTGGCAAAGTTGAACGAGTCGCATGGTGTGACGATGCACATTCAAAATGCTAAGTATGTGGGCATTTGGACACCATATGCCAAGGAAGCACCGTTTGTGGCAATCGAGCCATGGTGGGGTATTGCTGACACAGTTGATGCCGACGGTGAGTTGCGTCACAAGTTTGGTATTAATACACTTGCACCAGCCCAAACATTTACGGGTTCATATTCACTAACATTTTTCTAA
- the plsY gene encoding glycerol-3-phosphate 1-O-acyltransferase PlsY → MTIFHFVISFLLAYFFGSMPFGYWIGMLFYKKNILKLGSGNIGTTNTFRVLGTRAGIAVLLLDIFKGSVGALMAYIWGPAPAWTVMVVGLGAILGHTFSMWIGFKGGKAVATSMGVLLMYNPTMFVIAFAIFLTVILLTSMVSMASMIGFTLVTLLSTFWLHDWLLSIIAFALTIFVFYRHRENIVRIKNGTESMVHWGLGYWRSQSKN, encoded by the coding sequence TTGACGATTTTTCATTTTGTCATAAGTTTTTTGCTGGCCTACTTTTTTGGATCAATGCCATTCGGTTACTGGATTGGCATGTTGTTCTATAAAAAGAACATCCTAAAGCTGGGCTCAGGAAACATCGGCACAACCAATACATTCCGTGTATTGGGTACCCGTGCCGGCATTGCCGTGCTATTACTTGATATCTTCAAGGGTTCTGTTGGTGCCCTAATGGCTTACATCTGGGGTCCAGCGCCCGCTTGGACAGTGATGGTGGTCGGTCTTGGAGCCATTCTTGGTCACACATTCTCAATGTGGATTGGCTTTAAGGGGGGCAAGGCCGTCGCAACCTCAATGGGTGTGCTGTTGATGTATAACCCTACTATGTTCGTGATTGCCTTTGCGATTTTCCTAACGGTCATCTTGCTAACAAGCATGGTATCAATGGCTTCAATGATTGGTTTCACACTGGTAACGCTACTATCAACCTTTTGGTTGCATGACTGGCTGCTATCAATCATTGCATTTGCTTTGACGATTTTTGTGTTCTACCGTCACCGCGAGAACATTGTCCGCATTAAAAACGGTACTGAATCAATGGTGCACTGGGGTCTTGGTTACTGGCGCAGCCAATCAAAAAACTAA
- the parC gene encoding DNA topoisomerase IV subunit A, which produces MVEVGNIQELSLEAVMGDRFGRYSKYIIQERALPDIRDGLKPVQRRILYAMNKDGNTYDKQFRKSAKSVGNVMGNFHPHGDSSIYEALVRMSQDWKLRAPLIEMHGNNGSIDNDPPAAMRYTEARLSKLAGEMLRDLDKETVEMVLNFDDTEYEPTVLPAHFPNLLVNGATGISAGYATDIPPHNLGEVIDALVYLLAHPKASLDDLMQFVVGPDFPTGGIIQGADGIRSAYENGRGRIIVRSKTEIKPLKGGKSQIEVSEIPYEVNKAALVKKIDEIRLNKDVAGITEVRDESDREGLSIAIELNKDANAEGILAYLFKKTDLQVTYNFNMVAIHNQRPERVGLKTALQAFLAHQVEIITKRTQFDLKKAQARQHIVTGLIKALSILDEVIATIRGSKDRKDAKQNLIDSYDFTEPQAEAIVMLQLYRLTNTDVTQLQAEFEDLAQKIANYNEILSDPKALRKVLKAELQAIKKEYNTPRRTSIEAEVQELKIDQTVTVADEDVVMLVSRAGYVKRASVRSYTASGDENGLRDDDEPVFVEKVNTLQHAFIFTNKGNVIYRPVHELPEFKWKDAGEHLSQTITGLANDEVVIDVRIMASVDDMAGEWVVATSDGLIKRTPFADLAPRSTYKKKATMLIKLKSDDATIVGLELIDDKKLVGKSVVLASENAMGLRYSLDEVPTTGNRTAGVKAMNLEVGDRVVKMAVATDKQAIAVVSNRGAFKWMPVTEISATSRGRKGVAIMRELKKDPHRIAAMMVVDAHEPTPLTVMTDRDKQFDISPKDHPMGQRYSNGSFIIDVEAAGTPVRMHAYVQPLVLN; this is translated from the coding sequence ATGGTTGAAGTAGGAAACATTCAAGAGCTCAGCCTAGAAGCGGTGATGGGTGACCGATTTGGTCGTTATTCAAAGTACATCATTCAAGAACGTGCTTTGCCAGACATCCGTGACGGTTTGAAGCCCGTACAACGTCGTATTTTGTATGCGATGAACAAAGATGGTAATACCTATGACAAGCAATTCCGTAAGTCAGCTAAGTCTGTCGGAAACGTCATGGGTAATTTCCACCCGCACGGTGACTCATCAATTTATGAGGCACTTGTGCGTATGTCACAAGATTGGAAGTTGCGTGCACCACTGATTGAAATGCACGGAAACAATGGTTCAATCGATAATGATCCGCCTGCTGCAATGCGTTATACCGAGGCACGTTTGTCAAAGTTGGCTGGAGAAATGCTCCGCGATTTGGATAAAGAGACCGTTGAAATGGTTCTTAACTTCGATGACACGGAGTATGAGCCAACGGTTCTACCGGCTCACTTCCCAAATCTATTGGTGAACGGGGCAACTGGTATTTCAGCCGGTTATGCGACGGATATTCCACCGCACAACTTGGGTGAAGTAATTGATGCGTTGGTTTACTTGCTAGCGCACCCTAAGGCGTCTTTGGATGATTTGATGCAATTCGTTGTGGGACCTGATTTCCCAACGGGTGGTATTATCCAAGGTGCCGATGGTATCCGTTCAGCTTATGAAAACGGTCGTGGTCGCATTATTGTGCGTTCAAAGACTGAGATTAAGCCATTGAAGGGTGGTAAGTCTCAAATTGAGGTTTCAGAGATTCCATACGAAGTGAACAAGGCAGCCTTGGTTAAGAAGATTGATGAAATCCGCCTAAACAAGGACGTTGCCGGCATTACTGAAGTGCGTGATGAATCTGACCGTGAAGGATTATCAATTGCTATCGAATTGAACAAGGACGCCAATGCCGAGGGTATTTTGGCCTACTTGTTCAAGAAGACAGACTTGCAAGTGACGTACAACTTCAACATGGTTGCCATTCACAACCAGCGCCCTGAACGTGTTGGCTTGAAGACAGCGTTGCAAGCCTTCTTGGCACACCAAGTTGAAATTATTACGAAGCGTACGCAATTTGATTTGAAGAAGGCCCAAGCTCGCCAGCACATCGTGACTGGTTTGATTAAGGCCCTTTCAATCCTGGATGAAGTGATTGCCACAATCCGCGGTTCTAAGGATCGTAAGGATGCTAAGCAAAACTTGATTGATAGCTATGACTTCACGGAGCCGCAAGCTGAAGCTATCGTGATGTTGCAATTGTACCGTTTGACGAATACCGACGTGACGCAATTGCAAGCTGAGTTTGAAGACTTGGCGCAAAAGATTGCGAACTATAACGAAATTTTGTCAGACCCTAAGGCGTTGCGTAAGGTCTTGAAGGCTGAACTACAAGCCATCAAGAAGGAATACAACACGCCACGTCGTACGTCAATCGAAGCCGAAGTGCAAGAGTTGAAGATTGACCAAACTGTGACGGTTGCTGACGAAGATGTTGTGATGCTTGTGTCACGTGCTGGTTACGTTAAGCGTGCTTCAGTACGTTCTTACACGGCATCCGGTGACGAGAATGGCCTACGTGATGATGATGAACCAGTCTTTGTTGAAAAGGTGAATACGCTACAACACGCGTTTATCTTCACAAACAAGGGTAATGTGATTTATCGTCCGGTCCACGAATTGCCTGAGTTTAAGTGGAAGGATGCCGGCGAACACTTGTCACAAACCATTACTGGCTTGGCCAATGATGAAGTTGTGATCGATGTGCGTATCATGGCATCTGTCGATGATATGGCTGGTGAATGGGTAGTGGCAACTAGTGACGGCTTGATTAAGCGCACGCCGTTTGCTGATTTGGCGCCACGTAGTACCTACAAGAAGAAGGCAACCATGTTAATCAAGCTTAAGAGCGATGATGCAACGATTGTCGGCTTGGAATTGATTGATGACAAGAAGCTAGTTGGAAAGTCAGTCGTGCTAGCTTCAGAAAATGCGATGGGACTTCGTTATTCACTTGATGAAGTGCCAACAACTGGTAACCGAACGGCTGGTGTTAAGGCGATGAACCTTGAAGTTGGTGACCGCGTCGTTAAGATGGCTGTTGCAACTGATAAGCAAGCGATTGCGGTTGTCTCAAACCGTGGGGCTTTCAAGTGGATGCCAGTTACTGAAATTTCAGCAACGAGTCGCGGACGTAAGGGTGTCGCGATTATGCGTGAGCTGAAGAAGGATCCACATCGTATCGCAGCGATGATGGTCGTTGATGCACATGAGCCAACACCATTAACGGTGATGACGGATCGCGACAAGCAATTCGACATTTCACCAAAGGATCACCCAATGGGTCAACGTTACAGCAATGGTAGCTTTATCATTGACGTCGAAGCGGCTGGTACACCAGTTCGCATGCATGCCTACGTGCAACCATTGGTTTTGAATTAA
- a CDS encoding TrkA C-terminal domain-containing protein, which translates to MAGLKQPRYRVIALRIAEQISANQLKVGDKIHARSTLATTFGVSSETARRAISVLGDLGIVETTHGSGAKVLSRQKAQKFVESETEVNGLQDLQLSLTEQIKAQQAGLDALSKDLHRFVDQSQHYQQHNPLTPFELALTEPSTLFEKSLSELNFWHQTGTTLVGISHEDKLVISPGPYAKIHQGDTLYFVGDENSVQNVYNFFYSN; encoded by the coding sequence ATGGCCGGACTAAAGCAGCCTCGCTATCGTGTCATTGCATTACGCATCGCTGAGCAAATTAGCGCTAACCAACTCAAGGTCGGCGATAAAATTCACGCCCGCTCAACCTTAGCAACGACATTTGGCGTATCATCAGAAACTGCCCGTCGCGCGATTAGTGTACTCGGTGACTTAGGCATCGTGGAAACCACCCATGGCAGTGGCGCTAAGGTCCTATCTCGTCAGAAGGCCCAGAAATTCGTTGAGAGCGAAACAGAGGTCAATGGGCTACAAGACCTTCAACTATCGCTCACAGAGCAAATTAAGGCCCAGCAGGCCGGTTTAGATGCTTTGAGTAAGGATTTACACCGGTTTGTGGATCAATCACAACACTACCAACAACATAACCCATTGACGCCGTTTGAGTTGGCATTAACAGAGCCATCCACGTTATTTGAAAAATCATTGAGTGAACTGAATTTTTGGCATCAAACTGGCACAACTTTGGTTGGCATTTCGCATGAGGACAAGCTGGTCATCTCACCTGGTCCGTATGCCAAAATCCATCAAGGTGATACGCTTTACTTTGTCGGGGATGAAAACAGCGTCCAAAACGTTTATAACTTTTTCTACAGCAACTAA
- a CDS encoding ABC transporter permease/substrate binding protein has protein sequence MNTVLISKLPIANWVETAVNWLTTTLSGFFNVIQDGGTHLMNGITNGLTAMPSWMVIIGLTVFAILVCGKKWGFPLFTFLGLLLIANQNLWSDLMSTFTLVLVSSLVSIIIGVPLGIWMAKKETVAKIVQPVLDFMQTMPGFVYLIPAVAFFGIGVVPGVFASVIFALPPTVRMSNLGIRQVPKDLVEAADSYGSTPKQKLFKLELPLATNTILAGVNQTIMLALSMVVIASMIGAPGLGRGVLSAVQNADVGKGFVNGLALVILAIIIDRFTQKLNVKPADKQPTSKHHWKMWTAIVVAVAMVGSGVVNTFANSKKAEDTLNLVYVQWDSEVASSNVLAEAMRQHGYSVNLTPLDNSIMWQSVANGQADASVSAWLPNTHAAQYKKYKSQIDMLGPNLTGAKTGLVVPAYMDVDSISDLTTQANKTVTGIEPGAGVTNATEKAMADYGLTNNGWKLTPSSSGAMTVALGKAIKDKQDIVVTGWTPHWMFQKYDLKYLADPKGSFGKSESINTFTRKGLKEDKPKAYRVLDKFKWDEQDMESVMLAIQNGKSPQAAAKEWIADHQKQVDSWFK, from the coding sequence ATGAATACAGTATTAATAAGTAAATTACCGATTGCCAACTGGGTCGAAACGGCCGTTAACTGGCTAACGACCACTTTGAGTGGGTTCTTTAATGTCATTCAAGATGGCGGGACCCACTTGATGAACGGTATTACCAATGGTTTAACAGCAATGCCAAGCTGGATGGTCATTATCGGCCTGACGGTGTTTGCGATCCTAGTATGCGGTAAGAAGTGGGGCTTCCCATTGTTTACTTTCCTAGGGTTGCTACTGATTGCCAACCAAAATTTGTGGTCAGATTTGATGAGTACCTTTACATTGGTCTTGGTCTCTAGTCTGGTCTCAATCATTATTGGGGTGCCTTTGGGTATCTGGATGGCCAAGAAGGAAACGGTTGCTAAGATTGTCCAACCGGTTTTGGACTTTATGCAGACGATGCCTGGTTTCGTATATTTGATTCCAGCGGTTGCTTTCTTTGGTATTGGTGTCGTCCCTGGTGTCTTCGCGTCTGTTATCTTTGCGTTGCCACCAACTGTTCGTATGTCGAACTTAGGGATTCGCCAAGTGCCAAAGGATTTGGTTGAGGCGGCAGATTCTTATGGATCAACGCCGAAGCAAAAGTTGTTTAAGCTTGAGCTGCCACTGGCAACCAATACGATCTTGGCCGGTGTAAATCAAACGATTATGTTGGCCTTGTCAATGGTTGTGATTGCCTCAATGATTGGTGCGCCAGGACTTGGTCGTGGTGTCTTGTCAGCGGTGCAAAACGCGGATGTTGGTAAGGGATTTGTGAATGGACTGGCCTTGGTTATCTTGGCCATCATCATTGATCGCTTTACACAAAAATTGAACGTCAAGCCGGCTGATAAGCAACCAACTTCAAAGCACCACTGGAAGATGTGGACAGCGATTGTCGTGGCTGTTGCGATGGTTGGTTCAGGGGTTGTGAATACCTTTGCCAACAGTAAGAAGGCAGAGGACACATTGAACCTTGTTTATGTGCAATGGGACTCAGAAGTTGCTTCAAGTAATGTGTTGGCTGAAGCAATGCGTCAACACGGTTATAGCGTTAACCTGACACCACTTGATAACTCAATCATGTGGCAATCAGTTGCGAATGGACAAGCGGATGCATCAGTGTCGGCTTGGTTACCAAACACGCACGCGGCGCAATACAAAAAGTACAAGTCACAAATTGATATGCTTGGGCCTAACTTGACTGGTGCTAAGACTGGGTTGGTTGTGCCAGCGTATATGGACGTCGATAGCATTAGTGATTTAACCACACAAGCTAATAAAACGGTGACAGGTATCGAACCCGGAGCTGGGGTCACGAACGCTACTGAAAAGGCCATGGCTGATTATGGTTTGACCAACAATGGTTGGAAGTTGACGCCGTCATCATCAGGTGCCATGACTGTGGCACTTGGTAAGGCGATTAAGGATAAGCAAGATATCGTGGTGACTGGTTGGACGCCACACTGGATGTTCCAAAAGTACGACTTGAAGTATTTGGCTGATCCAAAGGGTTCATTTGGAAAATCTGAATCAATCAATACGTTCACGCGTAAGGGACTTAAGGAAGATAAACCCAAGGCCTACCGTGTGTTGGATAAGTTTAAGTGGGATGAGCAAGACATGGAATCAGTCATGTTAGCTATCCAAAACGGCAAGTCACCGCAGGCAGCAGCCAAGGAATGGATTGCTGATCACCAAAAGCAGGTTGATAGCTGGTTTAAGTAA
- the parE gene encoding DNA topoisomerase IV subunit B codes for MANKNTYSDDSITVLEGLEAVRKRPGMYIGSTDGKGLHHLVYEIFDNAVDEALAGFGDEINVTIHADNAITVVDHGRGMPVGMHASGKPTPEVILTVLHAGGKFGQGGYKTSGGLHGVGSSVVNALSTSLTVTIVRDGQKYQEHFINGGHPDGTLNKLGKTKESNGTTVTFKPDPAIFSTTIYNFDVLAERLRESAFLLRDVKITLTDERAGQERSEEYHYPEGIKAFVSYLNEDKDTLGDIMYFDGFAQGVEVEVAAQYNDGYSETTMSFVNNVRTPDGGTHEAGLRSAWTKAFNEYARKVNLLKDKDKNLEGSDVREGLSAVISLRIPEELLQFEGQTKDKLGTPEARSIVDSVVSEQLGFYLMENGEFSQSLIRKALRAREAREAARKAREEARSGKKKGKTERLLSGKLTPAQSKNAAQNELFLVEGDSAGGSAKQGRDRKFQAILPLRGKVLNTEKAKLADIMKNEEISTIIYTIGAGVGPEFNVDDANYDKVIIMTDADDDGAHIQTLLLTFFYKYMRPLIDAGKVYIALPPLYMLRKGTGKKQSIEYAWTDSQLAEAEKKIGRGYTLQRFKGLGEMNAEQLWATTMDPAQRTLIRVTIDDAMLAEKRVTTLMGDKVEPRRKWIEANVAFTLAEEGNTLLEEDPEVAEPATEAEDDFVAPVIETWQD; via the coding sequence ATGGCAAACAAGAATACTTATTCGGATGATTCCATTACAGTCCTTGAAGGATTGGAGGCGGTTCGCAAGCGACCAGGAATGTACATCGGTTCAACTGATGGCAAAGGCTTGCACCACTTGGTTTATGAAATTTTTGACAACGCAGTCGACGAAGCATTGGCTGGGTTTGGTGATGAAATTAATGTGACGATTCACGCGGACAACGCAATCACCGTTGTCGATCACGGTCGTGGTATGCCGGTCGGGATGCACGCTTCAGGAAAGCCAACCCCCGAAGTTATCTTGACGGTGCTTCACGCTGGTGGAAAGTTTGGTCAAGGTGGCTACAAGACGTCTGGTGGTTTGCACGGTGTTGGATCATCAGTTGTTAACGCCTTGTCAACGAGTTTAACGGTTACGATTGTCCGTGACGGTCAAAAGTACCAAGAGCACTTTATTAACGGTGGTCACCCAGATGGTACGTTGAACAAGCTTGGTAAGACGAAGGAATCAAATGGTACGACGGTGACGTTTAAGCCAGATCCTGCGATTTTCTCAACGACAATTTATAACTTTGATGTTTTGGCCGAGCGTTTGCGTGAATCAGCCTTTTTGTTGCGTGATGTTAAGATTACGTTGACTGATGAACGTGCTGGTCAAGAACGTTCAGAAGAATACCACTATCCAGAGGGTATTAAGGCATTTGTTAGTTACTTGAACGAAGATAAAGACACATTAGGCGACATCATGTACTTTGATGGTTTTGCCCAAGGTGTCGAGGTTGAAGTGGCTGCCCAATACAACGACGGTTACTCAGAAACAACTATGTCATTTGTTAACAACGTTCGTACACCAGATGGTGGAACCCACGAAGCTGGTTTGCGTTCAGCATGGACGAAGGCGTTCAATGAGTACGCCCGCAAGGTTAACTTGTTGAAGGATAAGGACAAGAATCTAGAAGGTTCTGACGTTCGTGAAGGCCTTTCAGCAGTTATTTCATTGCGTATTCCTGAAGAATTGTTGCAATTCGAAGGTCAAACCAAGGATAAGTTGGGAACGCCTGAAGCTCGTTCAATCGTTGATAGCGTTGTGTCTGAACAACTTGGCTTCTACTTGATGGAAAATGGTGAATTCTCACAAAGTTTGATTCGTAAGGCCTTGCGTGCCCGTGAGGCCCGTGAAGCTGCCCGTAAGGCTCGTGAAGAAGCCCGTTCAGGTAAGAAGAAGGGGAAGACGGAACGTTTGCTATCAGGTAAGCTAACGCCGGCCCAATCTAAGAACGCCGCACAAAACGAATTGTTCCTGGTTGAGGGTGACTCAGCCGGTGGTTCGGCTAAGCAAGGTCGTGACCGTAAGTTCCAAGCCATCCTACCATTGCGTGGTAAGGTTTTGAACACGGAGAAGGCTAAGCTAGCTGACATCATGAAGAACGAAGAAATCTCAACCATTATCTACACGATTGGTGCTGGAGTTGGTCCTGAGTTTAATGTCGATGACGCCAACTACGATAAGGTTATTATCATGACCGACGCGGACGACGATGGTGCTCACATTCAAACGTTGTTGTTGACGTTCTTCTACAAGTACATGCGCCCATTGATTGACGCTGGTAAGGTTTATATTGCTTTGCCACCGCTATACATGTTGCGTAAGGGGACTGGTAAGAAGCAATCAATCGAGTACGCTTGGACCGATTCACAATTGGCCGAAGCTGAAAAGAAGATTGGTCGTGGCTACACATTGCAACGATTCAAGGGTCTTGGTGAAATGAACGCTGAGCAACTTTGGGCAACGACAATGGATCCCGCGCAACGTACCCTAATTCGTGTCACGATTGACGACGCCATGTTGGCTGAAAAGCGCGTGACGACGTTGATGGGTGATAAGGTTGAACCACGTCGTAAGTGGATTGAGGCTAACGTAGCCTTTACCTTGGCTGAAGAAGGTAACACTTTGCTTGAAGAAGATCCAGAAGTTGCTGAACCAGCAACCGAGGCAGAAGATGATTTTGTTGCGCCAGTCATTGAAACTTGGCAAGACTAG
- a CDS encoding manganese-dependent inorganic pyrophosphatase translates to MAKMLVFGHQNPDTDTIASAFAASYLLNKAYNQDTEAVALGTPNAETQFALNYFKVDAPRVIESADTEEVVLVDHNEAAQSVANIADVTVYGVYDHHKINFSSAAPLYFINKPWGSVATVLYYEFQTLNVEIPAEIAGMMASAIISDTLLLKSPTTTPMDKPALEALAKIAGLEDYEAYGLEMLKAGTDLSSRSAKELIDGDAKSFELNGSTVRIGQVNTVDVEDVFSRRDEVVAAMEAELAEEGYNTFVFVVTNILDSDSDILVLGDNLDKVEAAFDVKLADGRASLPGVVSRKKQVVPPLTDAFNA, encoded by the coding sequence ATGGCTAAGATGTTGGTTTTCGGACACCAAAACCCTGACACAGACACGATTGCTTCAGCATTCGCTGCGTCATACTTGTTGAACAAGGCATACAACCAAGACACTGAAGCAGTGGCTTTGGGTACGCCTAACGCAGAAACGCAATTCGCATTGAACTACTTTAAGGTTGACGCACCTCGCGTAATCGAGTCAGCTGACACTGAAGAAGTAGTTTTGGTTGACCACAACGAGGCCGCACAATCAGTTGCTAACATTGCTGACGTAACTGTTTACGGTGTATACGATCACCACAAGATTAACTTCTCATCTGCTGCACCTTTGTACTTCATCAACAAGCCTTGGGGTTCTGTAGCAACTGTTTTGTACTACGAATTCCAAACGCTTAACGTTGAAATTCCTGCAGAAATCGCTGGTATGATGGCATCAGCTATCATCTCTGACACGTTGTTGTTGAAGAGCCCAACGACGACGCCAATGGACAAGCCCGCTTTGGAAGCTTTGGCTAAGATTGCTGGTTTGGAAGACTACGAAGCATACGGTTTGGAAATGTTGAAGGCCGGTACTGACTTGTCATCACGTTCAGCTAAGGAATTGATTGACGGCGACGCTAAGTCATTCGAATTGAATGGTTCAACGGTTCGCATCGGTCAAGTTAACACGGTTGACGTTGAAGATGTCTTCTCACGCCGTGATGAAGTGGTTGCAGCCATGGAAGCTGAATTGGCTGAAGAAGGTTACAACACATTTGTCTTTGTTGTTACGAACATCTTGGACTCAGATTCAGATATCTTGGTCTTGGGTGACAACTTGGATAAGGTTGAAGCAGCCTTTGACGTGAAGTTGGCTGATGGTCGTGCTTCATTGCCAGGTGTTGTGTCACGTAAGAAGCAAGTGGTTCCACCACTTACTGACGCGTTCAACGCATAA